In the genome of Hevea brasiliensis isolate MT/VB/25A 57/8 chromosome 14, ASM3005281v1, whole genome shotgun sequence, the window tgaacTTAATTTAGGTGAgatcggatcgaggatagctcaccggcGTTGAGACCGCATTTTCAACCAGATCCGACGGCCCGTCTCAGAATGTGGTCTATACTATAGTCAATCATAGCATTTTCAAACGTTCTAGATGTGTTTCAGGTGTCCGAATTGGCATAGTTAAACCCGAACTtcaagttgctcattttcggctaataccgatttagaataaaattcataaaatatttgtgaataatcaaaaaattataattccttttgcaatagtcttataatattattaaggaccgtggggcgaaattttaaaatttttaatgttcgtttgggtagtttttacaaAAAGGCTAGTTATAGaggctaaattgtaatttttcaaattgtggttattgactgtttgggtgggcccaggaggggccttgtGATATTGAGTTGTGATTATGTCATTggcgaatatagaagtgtattttgaaaccttttgcaggttggataggtcctaggtataaggaagATTCGGTCGAATTTTCGGTACAAATTAGGATGTGTTTGcctctttaaaatttatttttatttgaattgcactaataataaattcacaataaaattatatagGTAATCAGGGTCAACTATCTTTCTTCACCCAACCTCTACAATCGTCTCTGGCATActataagtaaaatattaattttaattacaatttcgatattattatatgttcaagcatgcccatgcatcacttataaatatgtatctatgtagttaaacactagacatattttatattgcattcataattgatgaagtgctatggatgttgtttgtggtaatttggagcaatatGCGTGCGTTTGCATGCGTGTGGTTTGGTAttagatatggacaggacgggtagacacggcttgagagacactcgctgggacccgatcctttattaataagtcggggtagacatggcttgagagacactcgctgggaccccgcatttggtttattaagcgaaagtccggcttgagagacactcgctggcagaggttggatgaagagagttgtataggggatcagctcccacatatgtactgtttgaatagtattgggtgggtgagtgctccaaattgcctttttactattatgatgtgatttgtatgaaatttatgatgatgttgcattccattccttaggatgcattagctttagatagctatagaaattatagttagaattaatattttactctctgagtcgaacgctcactcctattcactctattttttcaggctacaggaggaaacCTTTTTCGAAATAATCTACTTTTTTCCTTGCAGGTTATGAAAAAattacttaactgtattattattatctaaatttgaaATTTAGAACTTCGCATGTATTAGCAATAATATAGACCCTATTAagaattgtgttaatttaaattcatgAGGTTAATAAATAGAGATTTGTATAATACTTAAACAGTTTGAAAATGATGTGATTGGGTTGAGTTGGACTCCCCTAATTTGAGTTTCTAATAATTATTAGGTTAAGTTAgcccaaaataaaattataatattttaatttaaattatttttatatgcatgttgggcctaaattatgggtTTGAAAACAGTAATACTTACTACGGGTCTTGGGGGCTTTATGTtggtccaggtcctagtgccgatccggcccatatGTTGGATCGTGACAGAAAATTGAGATTTGAGGCAAGAaaaatgtaaataataaaaaGGTAAGGAAGGGTAAAAAAGAGAAAAGGTAAGGaggattataataaaaaaaatctcatatTTGGGAATgggtaaattaataaaaatataagaaaagtaATGTACAATCTTTATATTTAAGAATAGGTGAAAGAGGAGTAAATTTAAAAAATgtacaaataaaaatatttataattctcaatttctcttTCTTGGGAGAGTCGtaagaaaaattgagatttgaggCAAGGaaaatgtaaataataaaaaggtaaggaaggataaaaaaaaggaaaggtAAGGAaggttataataataaaaaaaaaaatctcatactTGGGAATGGATAAATTAATAAAGGATAAGAAAAGTAatgtataatatttatatttgagAATAGGTGAAAGAAGAATATATTTAAGGAGTGTAcaaataaaaatattcataattATCAATTTCTCTCTCTTTATCTCTCCTTGAATTGtaagaaaaattgagatttgagacaaggaaaatataaataataaaaaggtCGGGAAGGGTAAAGAAGATAAAGGGTAAGGaggattataattaaaaaaaaaatctcatatttGAAAATGGATAAATTAATAGAAAGGTAAGAAAAGTAATATATAttctttatatttaaaaataggtaaaatagaaataaatttaaagaaTGTACAAATAAAATTATTCATAATTGAGTCTCTCTCTTTACTTCTCTTTAGATTGTAAAAAAAATTGAGGTTTGAGacaaataaaatgtaaataataaaaaGGTGAGGAAGGGTAAAGAAGAGGAAGGATAAGGaggattatgataaaaaaaaaattaaaataattttcatatttaaaaatgagtaaattaATAAAAAGGTGAGGAAGGGTAAAGAAGAGGAAGGATAAGGaggattatgataaaaaaaaattaaaataattttcatatttaaaaatgagtaaattaATAAAAAGGTAAAAAAAGTAGTATATATTCTTTATATTTGAGAATAAGGTAAAAGAGGAGAAAATTTAaagaatatataaataaaaatattcataattCTCAATCTCTCTTTACCCCTTATCGAggtgtgtaagaaaaattaagatttaaaaagtaaaaaataattcAACTTACCCTCACTCTACATTAACTCACTTATCtctaaatagaaataaaataattatttactcatttTTTCCTTTATTTATCTCTTCCTCACCTTCATCAAACATTCAAACAGACTCAATCCTTCACACCTTCgagattttataaatttttatgacAGTGATGTGGCAAAATATCATGTTGTAACGTTAACTTTTATAAATCACCCTTAATTCATTtaactataatttaatttttaattaattttttaaaaaataattaactataCTAACACATTACGAACATCCACATCAATAAATCAaacttattaaaaaaaatgaaaaattaactttttattttaatattttacaaacactaaaattattttaataaacattttattatattattcttaatttttaaaaattttattacatatcttgtttaatattatttttaatcattttatgTATGACAATTTCttaaataattactaaaaattttCACAAACTAAGCTAAACATCCTCTAAATTTCAATATACATACACAAAAAACtctttaaaataaatcatttgacaTTACTTAGGTTACTGAGATTTTACAAAATTTCAATCTTATTTTTAACTCcataattaatgtaattaataCAACTTACTAATATAGTTTTATAGGATATAAAGTTAACAAACATTAGTCACAGTATGGCTATGAAAATTCTTCAATATTAACTTCATCAAAATTAatgttatttttaaaaattaaatattacaacCATAGCAAGTGATAACTTTGTAACCATGAGTGTACCATCCCTAATTAAGCAGCTTATAAACCCAAAAATTCCTTAAACTCCAACCCCAATATACCCAaataaataaactcattcaataaCTAaccaaattaaacaatttaacaaAAGTAATGATAATTTACAGTACACCATAAATTCAATACATAATGTATCCCTCTATATATGTTATATCTtgcatttataataaattaaatcaaatttagaTCGAATCAAGTTTACACAAGAAAAATATGATAATTCACGCAATACACtaatatatatacactaaaaagaATGCAAGAGAAATCAACGAATTAGGCAATGCCAAGGGAATTGTACTATCAGGAAGAAGAAACATATATAAACATACCTACAAAATCagaatttatctttttttttttttttaaatcccaaGCTTTATTAGAAACATTTCGCTCAATCAAAAGATAATGCACATCCCGCACTTCTCCAAACTAAATCAATTAATTACTTGATAATGTCACTTTCTATTCTTCAAcgacacttacatcaacactgaAAATTGTTCAGTTTGACAATCTTACCAACCCATGTGCCAATTTCAATACCTGATCTTCACTTGGCTTCTCCAGTTCTAGAAATTATTGGATAGACGAGTATATAAATTCCTGTCACTTGTCACCACTAGATGGAGATCAATGGTCATGTCACACAGACACAAAGGACTTAAGTTGCAATTATTATCTTCAATACCTATCTAGCTACTATCTTGAAAATAATAATCATCTTTGACAAAAGCACAGTGAAATAGACAAAAATAAGACTCAAAGTCCTCATTATATTGGTGACTCACCCACCTACTATACACAACAAATATATAGCCCTTATCTATACTCCTCAGCATAAATTTAAGATAaaacatataaaatttatatatttaataaataatttttattaaatattttatattttaatatataataaattaaatataaataataataaactaaatataaaaaagaaaaatttatataTCTCATAACAACTATTGGCGATCTTTAACCTTACAAGAGACAAATTTTCAAGGTGGCTCACTTTCCCATCATATTATTATGCTAATAAAATTTCATGAGTTAGGAGTAATGATAATAACAATGTGGACTAATTAATAGTTGTATAAAATAATTGCCAAAAAATTGAATGAGAACTACTGAAGTTCCAACTCTTATGACATCATATACCCTAATCTGTGTGAGGAAGAACTAAATTAACAAGACTAAACAGTCAGAAAAGTGAATTAAAAACCCAACATCAATCATAAACTACAAGAAATTGAAACAATTTCCCTTTAATATTTCGCTGGTAGAAAGTGAAAACATAAACAGTTGAGATTCATTTTGACATGCATTACCACATTCACATAGACTATATATTTAGGACAAAAATTGAGAACAGAAGTCATCAAAATGAACCCAGTTGCTTGAATTGAGAAAGGAACACATTAATCTAGTCATAGTCACTTGGAAGACCTTTTTGAACCATATTCAATGCTTGTTACCACCGAGTGAACATCGCCAGCCAGCCCGCGGAATATGCATATATATCCATATAGCAACAGAGtactactctctctctctctctctctctctctctctctctctattagcAATAGGTTACCTTGGAACGTATATGATAAAAATTACcacatttttgtgaaatttaaaaagtTTCTTGCTGTTTGACACAATAACAAAGACATATATTTGCATTGAGATAATCCCAAAGAAATGAAAATGAAAGCTCAACTTGATAGCCCTTATACTTTTTTTTGGAACTGAGAGAATAATATCATTATTgtgataataaaatattaatccaAAGGACCACCAAAGAACTTGGCAGCCTTTATTGAACACTTCCTTGTTCAATTTTGACATACTCCACACACTAATCAACTTGCAACGCATAAGGACATAGGTGCCAGGCTATCGAAACCCTGGAAATTTATACTCGGGCAAGATATAACTTAAAAGATGACTAATGGTACTTAAATAGTTTTAAATGGTACTATAAAGTGCCAGGCGTCATTCTGGACATGCTAACTCAGAATGGCCAAATGGCCCCAAGTGTCAAATATAGAAAACCCCAAACAGCAGGTGGAAAGCATTTAACTCATCTTGCAGCAAAACAATACCACTTGGGTGTGAACCAATAATGTAAAGTTCACACCTTTCAAAAGTTCGACCAAGTTGGAGTCTTTGAAACCACCCAATTTAGCGAAAGGGGTAAAAATCAACCCCACTTTCCATAGTTATCTAAACATTGCATCGAGGACATATACATTCTCTAAGCATGCTTCACAGATCGTAACCATTCCATGAAAGAAAGGAAGCACGATAGGATAAGCTTTGACATGCTTaccataaaaaaagaaaaagaagagtttCCCTAGCTGATTATTCCGGCCATAAATTTGGATTAGCTAGCACCAACTTGAGTTCTTGAATATGCTTCTTTCCCTGCAGCATAAAAAATACAACATTCTTCCAAGGAAAAAAGACGGTTGATTAGAGAAAATAACAGGTACATACGCAAGTTTTAACACATATATAGCAAAACCTAAGCATCAAAGGCAGCTAATTTTCACAAGAAACTAAACCAAAAAGTCCTACCTCTTCCTTGTTATATGATGCTTACATGAAAATTTCCAGTACATTTTTGCACATATCGGTTGGCTAATCCAAAGCTAACAACTCTAGCCCCTCCCCCTTTCTCACAGACACATCAGTAAGAGGGAGGTGGATGACGAGGAGGACACCAAAACACCTCGTGTGGCATTTGCCCATTGGGTAGCAAATTAGGAGGCAAATTGTAGACAGGCATCGAACCATGCTCGCCCATGTGCTGAGAAGATTGAGAACCTGAATTATCATTATTACCACTGCCGCCACCCCCACCTACAGCAGTATTGCTATTATTATTAGTCCCTGAATTCACTTGCTCCTGCAATTGCGAGCCTTCCTGCTCTTGTTCCTCCGGCGGTAATCTCTCAAAAATTGCGTTACTAAATGTTGCCGCTATCACCATCACTGGTCCTGCTGCCACCAGCGCCCCCACCACCAACCCTCCAACCACCTGCCCTTGCCCACCAGCCAAATACACAGTCAGCCCCGTTGCTCCCGTAGGTGACGGAGCAGGAAGAAATGAACCCGACAATGATAAAATCTCGAATCTTCCGTGAAGAGTGATTACCCCACCAGGTGCAGCAGGTTGCCTAAGAGTAACATTAGTCACTACTCCACTTCCACTTAAGATTGAAACCCCTCGGTGGCGGCGTTGAGAAAAAGTTGCAATGCTCTCTGCGATGTCGCTGCCAGAGCTGATTTCCAGGACATGACTACGAAGAGAATTAGGACTTTCCTTGGTGATCACTATGGGCGGTTTTGGTTTGTTTTTTGAACCCGGAGGCCGGCCTCTAGGCCTTCGGGATGAGCTGCCGCTACCTGGTTCGATGGTTTCGAGAGCTGTATTAAGATCTTCAGATTCTTGGTTGTTGTCTCTGCTGTCTTCTGGTTCTTCCTGGTTTTGGTTTTGGTTTAGAGTAGGGGTGGTGGTGGAGGTGGACAAGGTCTTAGCGCTATTAGTGCTATTGGTTGTGTTTGTGTCGATAAAATCTTGTTCTCTTCTAGGACCCAGCCGGTTCAAACCGGCAATATCTTCCTCTGTGTTTCTCAGGTGAAGAGACGGAACTGGGGATGTTGGGTCGACACCTCTCATGGCAACATTTCCAGCCCACCAGCGATTTGCCATGTTTGATTCTTGGCAGAAGAACTCTGGGGCCCTTTCAActttgaaagaaaaaaagaaagaaagaaaattcaAGAATGCCAAAAAAGTCTTCTATATCGTCACAATTTGTTGTTCGTCTCACTCCGTCTGAGCCTTGTTTGAATCAGAAACTGAGAAAACACAAAAATGGAAGAAGGACGAGTGTATAGCTTATTATTACTCTTTTGTCTGTTTGTTGATGTAGAAGGAAAGATCGCTAATAAAGAACCCCAAAATCCAAATACAAAGATATGCACAAATCCAAAACCTTATCCTTATTCCGTATCAAAGATTCAACCTCAGCTAGCTACTAACTATATCCATCTTGCATGATTCAGACAGTAGACATATGGGTTTCTTTTGTTTGCATGAAAAATCAAAACCCTAACCATTAGCTtccaaatttaaaaagaaaatatatcagATCCAACAACCTAGACAACCAAAAACCCAATTCCCTAAACATGCAAATCCCAAATCCAAATCCCCTCAAAGAGATCTAACCCCATCAGCAGCAAATCAAACCAAACATGCAAAACTCTGTCACCTGCTCATTTCAGGACTTGGAAAGATAACATCAATGAAACTCACCTGCTACGTGAATACGAGAGTACTATACtgcaagcttttggtcaaagaagaagGTAAAGAACCTATCTTTCAATATCTCTCTCTCAACGCCTGCAACTCTGAACACACTCAGCTATTTAGTACGGCAAGACAAGAGTAGCTTCTGTTGTAGATAGTGGTCCTCCAGATTTTTCAGTTGCCAAACTTTGCCAGTTGTGGGCGTACGTTAAAAATCAGCTAGGCGTACGATAAATATTCGTGTTATGCGTATCTATGTATATGCCACAGCGGTTTTGCAGAGGGTGGTTTTAGCTTGTCTCGTCGGTGCGAAAGGCTTTGTGCTCTACAAGTTTCAAGCTCCTGGTAGAATGAGCCTTTGTTCTCTGCCCCCAACAACCACATGCCATAAAAGGTTTAATCAATAAGCTACCACCGCACCACTCAATTGTTATTATTACCCTTCTATATTATCAATTTTCcatatatgccaatcttcttaataaaaattattatattttttcctttttgtcTGACAAATATTAATTTTAGGCTTTTATTAGATTTGGATCGATTATTATTTTTAGTGTTAGATAAATATTCTTGCCTTATTATACTTCgagttaataatatatatataaattatttagtgcattaaatatatatatattgataaatttgtataaataatttcatataattaatttatttgctgtcttttataataaattgagtatttattttattataaatttttatttcaaaacttatttttaaaaaatcccaTCATTAATACAAATTCACTTgctatcaaaataaaaaatgaatttattaaagtaaattttcaatatttataaatttatcaaattattttaatttatttaaaaataaataatgcttttattttatactaattaatatTTGTTTTTTGCAAAAttctttataataattattttatttatttttaaaaataaataaaagcactTAATTTGTATTAATTGACACCACATCATGAACTTTATTATATGATATTTAACATTGATAAATGATATATCATGTATATTGTATTAAattcttattttttaaatatattacatAGATATACTCACGTACATTCCATATATAGAAATTCACATATTCGAAATTACGGTTATGTGTGGAAGAACATAGAAGAAAAAGCCAGCAGATTCACTTTCCCATGGCTCCTagcgatttcatttcattttttagaGGACTTTCTCTTCCTCTGTGGGGGGTCCTGTGTGTTTAAAAGTGCACAAGCAAAGCAAGCGAGAGGGGCAATTGGTGGCCACTGGGAACACGTCACTGCTGTCTGTAGGTCCAGACAAAGGATCGAAAGCCAAGGTCTCTCTAGGGTTCATACACAGGAGCAGCTGACACGACCACCGAACTCATCTCCTCAAGACCCTTCTCTTCCTTCGGATCTCTGTATACATATATTTTCACTGGCGATTTAACCCAGTTGCGGTGCACATCTATCGAATATCTGTCTGTGTCAAAACTTTTTCAACAATTTTTTCTTGGGGTTGTCAAAGCCAGCTGATGATTTTAGTTTTTGGCTATATTCAATGAGCTGCTACAGCTATATCCCTCCCGCAGCCCCTTGTATGTGAGCAGTGAACCCAACACCACCTTTACACTTGCTGTGTTTCCTCCTATCCTAATGTTAAAAGTAGAAAGGTGCTCAAGAAACTATTGATGTGATAGAAATTGAAATAATTGATGTGCTAGTTTACTGTACAAAATAgactttttaaaatttaaaaattatttttttaattgcacATTCTATCGCATTTACGTTTAGCGAACAACATTACACCAAGCAAGATCAAGGTATGAAGCTCGATACAAATCCATCACTACCACAGATCCATCACCTAACTAAACAACCCTAGCTGAAACTCTCGAGTAAAGACTCAAAAGCCTCTTGTAGCACTGCGTTACCTAGAATCCAACAAAAGCAAGCCGCTAAAGTGGGGAAACCTTCCACAAAAGACCAGacaatgctaagaagatatcccACAGTTAAAAAAGAGCA includes:
- the LOC110667225 gene encoding AT-hook motif nuclear-localized protein 15; the encoded protein is MANRWWAGNVAMRGVDPTSPVPSLHLRNTEEDIAGLNRLGPRREQDFIDTNTTNSTNSAKTLSTSTTTPTLNQNQNQEEPEDSRDNNQESEDLNTALETIEPGSGSSSRRPRGRPPGSKNKPKPPIVITKESPNSLRSHVLEISSGSDIAESIATFSQRRHRGVSILSGSGVVTNVTLRQPAAPGGVITLHGRFEILSLSGSFLPAPSPTGATGLTVYLAGGQGQVVGGLVVGALVAAGPVMVIAATFSNAIFERLPPEEQEQEGSQLQEQVNSGTNNNSNTAVGGGGGSGNNDNSGSQSSQHMGEHGSMPVYNLPPNLLPNGQMPHEVFWCPPRHPPPSY